TTTATAGTGGCAGTTTTTGAGTATTCACTTCTGTTAAATTTCCATCTTTTAATTGCACTAATTGAACTATTTTCAAAAACACCTTCAGGATTGGATTCTACTACTCTAACATTTGAAACATATCCATCTTTCCCAATATCAAAAATCAATTTTACATAACCCTCTTGTTTTTTAGATTTTGCATGTCTTGGATATTTTGGATTTACTTTTTTTAGTGGTGCTAAAGTATTTGCATCTAAAATAACTTTTGCTCCAGAGAGTGATGAGATTTTTGATATCTCAATTTTTTGTTGAATTTTAAAAGGAACAATCTTTACATTTTTTTCAGGTTCTGTGGAGTATTTTTTGACAAATTTTGGTTTTTGCTCTAATTTTTTAACTTTTGGTTTCTCTTGAATTCTTTTTTTTCTTTCTATTTTTGTCTCATCTTTATCTCTTAAATAGACTAAATGTCGTAATTCACTTTGTTCTTCAAATTTTTTATTATTGCTATTTGTCATGATAAACATACCAAAAAATAAACCAAGACAAATAATAATAGAGAGACTAAGGGCTAAGAAAAATCGCATTTTAGTTATCTCTTAATGTAGAAATCGAGATATTAAAAATACCTGCAAGTCTTATTTGATCCATTACTTTTACTAAGATACCAGTTTTAGAATCTACATCTGATTGTATTACAACAGAATTTTGAGAATTTAAGGCTTTTAATCTTTCTATATTAGCTCTAATTGAGCGTATATCTACCATTCTTTTATCAATCCATATTTCATTATTGTTTTTTATAGCAATAAGAATATTTGCTTTACCTTTTTGTTCTGAGGATTTTGCACTTGGACGATTTACTTCTATACCTGTTTCTTTGACAAAAGAGGTTGTAACAATAAAAAAAATCAACATAATAAAAACAACATCAAGCATTGGTGTTAGATTGATTTCTGTCTCTTCTTTATGTCTATGTTGTGAAAATCTTCTCATATTATATTACCTTGGAAAGTTCTAATTCAAATTTTTGTATTTTATATCTAATTGAAAGTTCTAGTTTTTTTTCAAATAAAATACCACTAAGTGCTACAGCCATTCCTGCCATGGTTGGAATAGTAGCCATTGATACACCATTTGCCATAGATTTCACATCACTACTTCCAGTAATTGCCATAACATCAAATACTTCAATCATTCCCGTAACAGTTCCTAATAGACCAATTAATGGACAAACCATAATCATAGTTTTGATTAAATCAAGACCTGATTTTAGTTTAAAAGATGAGCTGTGAAGAAAATATCTTTTAATCTCATCTTTAAATCTATTTTGACTATGGATATTTTTAAGTTCTTTTATAATTGCTTTTTTCTCTTTTTTATAGGTAAAACTAACATACATATATCGCTCAATTAATAGTGTCCATAAAATAATTGCAAGAAAAAAAACAAAATATAAAACTAAGCCTCCCTTATCAAAAAAAGAGAATAGATCATCTATATATAAATCAATCATATTATTTCAATGTTTTTGCTAATAACCCAATACTTTGTTCTTCTAATATAGATACAAGTTCTTCTGATTTTGAAGAGATATACGTATATGCAAAAAGAAGTGGTATTGCTGTAACTAATCCTAAAACAGTAGTAATCAATGCAGTTGAAATACCACCTGCCATAAGTTTTGGATCACCTGTACCAAATAAAGTTATGGCTTGAAAAGTTGCAATCATTCCTGTAACTGTTCCCAATAATCCCAATAAAGGAGTAACAGCTGCTAGAAGTTTTACAAAACTTTGGCCTTTTTTTATTTGTGTTGTTTCTTTTAAAATTGCTTGACCGATTTTAATTTCTAAGTCATTAATAGAATCATTTGAGTTTTCATAAAAAATATGTGCAATCTTCCCTAATGAATTATCTTGGTTAATCTTAGATATATTTTTCATCTGTTTTTTGATTTTTATTGAACTAATATTTAATACGATTATTTTAAATAAAGCAAATAGTAAACCTAAGGCTCCTAATATCAAAATAATATATCCTACAATTCCACCTTGCGTTAGCCTGTCCATTATTGTAGGATTATTTGCAATCATCTCAAAAAGTGTACCTCTTGTTGGATCAATAATGATATTTGAAATTTCATTTGATGATTCAAAATCTTTTGCTAATTGAACTGCTGAATCACTTGGTTGAACAGTTAATTCCACTAATGATTTCATATCATTTGAATAAGTTAAATATTTACCATTTGATGTGGCAGCAAATAAACCAACTCTAGTAACTTTCTCTTTTGTCTTTTCTCCTGAAGCTAAAATTACATCAGCATCATATTGTGCAATATTTCCACTTTTGATAATTTCATCTAACATTGAATACCAAAAATCTTTTAACTCATGGATATTTGCAAGTTTTTTAGAATTTGATAGTTTTAAAAATTGTTCTTCTTTATTTGGATCTTCTGATGCTGTTAATGAACTTTGAAAGTTAATTAAAAAATCAGAAGAAGTTTGTCTTACACTTCCAAATATTTCACCCAAATTAGCTGCTTTTATTTTTAGCTCTTCTTCTTTTTTGGCTAAAACTTTTTCTTTCTCATCAATTAGTTTTTTTAATTTATCAGTTCGTAGTTCTTCTTTTTTAAGCTCTTCTTCTGTTTGCTTAAGTAGCTTTTTTTGTTTTTCTTTATTATCAATAAATGTTTTTAATCTTTTTTGTTCTGCTTGTATTTCTTTTTTTGAATCATTTTGAACACTTTGTAAAAGTGAATGTAAATCAATTGAAAATGATAAAGTGCTAAAAAGAGCTACTGTAAGTAAATATCGTATCATTTTGCTTCCTTTTTAGCTAAAAAGGGTAAGTTTAGCAAAGTTACATTCCCTTGTTTTTTTGCTATTTTAATAGCTTTTCTTATATTTGATTTTGAAGTATTATCTGTAATTTCTTGCCATTTTTTAGTCTCTTTATTGTAGTAACCATAATTTTTCAAATCCAAACTTTGATAATATAAAGCTACTCTTCCAAGTCGTAAAATGTTGTAACTTGTATTGCCTATTTTTTCTTGATATGCTTCTATTGTTTTAGCATAGTCATATTCTATTTTAAACGCTTCAAGGATAATTCTAAATTTTTCATTTGTTTTTATATCTGCTTTTGAAAGACTATCTTCAAGTCTTTTTACCCTTTCTTCTCTTTCTTGTAGTAAAAATGGTGTATCAGACTCTATTAATATTTTTAATGAACTAATCATCTCTAACATAAGAGGGTAGATATTCTTTTTTGTTTGTTCAATATCAATTAATTGTTGATTTATGCTATTAAGTTCTTCTTTTTGAGAGAGAATGATTTTTTCTAGTTGCTCATTATATTTTTGAGTATTTCTTAACTGAGCATTTTTTTGTTTATACTGGTCAAAAAGTGTTTCTCGTATATCTTCACTTTTATCAATTTTTTTCTGATATGACTTTAGTGTATCATTACTTTTTTGTATTACATTAAGGGATTTGTCCAAATCTGAAGCAAAAAGTCCTGTTGATATAAAAGCAAAAAGTATAAGACAATTAAATGTTTTAAACATTTTTTTCCTTTTTTATTTAAATAATGAGAATAGTAATCAAAATTAATTTAAATTTAGATTAATTTTATTTCAAACATGACAAGTATTATTTGCCATGCTCATTTTTGGGAGTTTCAATAAAATATTTAATGGGAAGTTTATATGAAAAATATATTAATAATAATCCCAAACAAAATAAAACTAAATCAGTAAAAAATATTTCATTTAAGCCTAATTTGTAAGATTTATAGATGTTAAATCCACTTGTAAGATTATGTGAAATACTTGCAATTATAAATAATATCCCACTAAAAAATAGAGCATATTTACTTGCTTTATATAAAGAAGACACAATTTTTATATAAATAAATATTAATATAAAGGAGATATAAAATAGTACTTCTTGAGTATTATAAAGGTTATTTAAAAGATTAAAATGCATATATTGTTTTGGAATCATCCAAGTTGTTGCAAATAATAAACTACAACTTAAAAGTGAACCTAAAACAACTGTATAACTCAAAGGTTCAAGAACTTTATATGTAAATTTATCTTTTTTTGCTCTATGCATCCACAATAATAGTGAAGCTGTAATCCCAAATAAAATAATAAAACATATAAGTGCAAAGAGAATTCTTGGAATATCACTAAATGTTCTTACAAAGTGTAAATAAAATACAGAATCTAAAGTTTTTTCAACAAATGTTCCATCACTAGCACTTTTTTTAGAGATAATTTCACCATTTGTACCATTTAAAACTACATAGCTTTCATTGTATACAGAACTTATAAAAAATGTTTTAGGTTCATATCCTATAAATTTAACCCTAGCTTTTACATCATCTAGATTGTATATTTGTATAGAATAAAAAGAGATATCAGAAAAAGACTCTTTGGCTTTTTTGTATAGAGTATTAATATCTAATGTTTTTACTTTTTGTGAAGGTGGATAGAGTTTTAAATCTCTATCTAATAATATATTTTTATCCACAGTTAATAGATTTGATGTTTTTGAATGTGTTAAATAATTAGTCATAACAGGAGTACTATATATTCCTAGATTAAATAGAGCTCCTGTTAATCCAAACATAAAAACTAAAGGCAAGGTATACAATAATAAAAGTCTATGGTACTTGGCAAAAAAACCTTTTACACTTTTAGTCTTTTTATTCTTGTAATTATTTTTTATGATTAATACTATTCCACTAAGAGATAAAAATACAACAGCAACAGCAGCAAAACCGAAAATCATTTGGGCAATTAAAGATTTGAAAATACGACCATAATGTATCATTTCAAAAAACTTTGAAATAGTAAAACTTTTAGGTTTGATTTTTTTACAGGTATTTGGATTTAGATAAAAATTTGGTCTATTACTTAGTTGAATCAAGTTAGTTGATTTAAACTCTTTTGCTGGTAATAGAAGTTTTATAAAGTCATTTCTCATAACTTTACCATCTTCACCTATATATTTTCTTTTTTTTATCTCTTTTAAGCATTTTTCAAAATTTATATTTTGGATTTCTATATTAGAAATATGTTTTTGGCTATCTTCCCAAAAACTAACATAAGGTCTAAATATAGTTAAAATACCAAAAAATATTGAAATAAAGAAAAATAGTAAAACGTTTATACCTATTAGTTTGTGTATATTAAATAATCTTTTATTCATTTTAATCCAATCCGTAAATAATGAAAAATAGCAATATAAAAGGAATAATGACTTTTAATAGTGCTTCAATTTTAGTTTTTGATAAAACAACCCATAGTCCAATAGAAGACCAAAGTATTGGCAAGAGTATAATTGCAAGTACAATATTTTCAAATATTGAAAAGTTTAATAATTGTGCAAATTTTATTAATAATAAGTAAGCAACTACAAGGGAACCAAATATAGAACTAAGTAGTCTTATTGCTCCTAATGAAGCATTTGTATCTTTTTTAAATAAGTTTTTAATTATAGTCATAATAGTCTCTTTTTAATAGAAGAATTAAATTCTTCCATTAAAATTTATATTTTGTAGTGAACATAAATGATCTACTAGCTGTCTGGGCACTTTGTATTGAATTGTTATTTAATCTAGCTTCTTTATCAAATAAATTATAGATATTTAAAGAGATATCCCAATTATTGTATTTTGTTCCAATTAAAGCATCAACAATTGTGTACTCATCCACATCGTAAAGTTTTTGAGGTCTACTTGGTAAATCAAATTGATCAACACTTAAAGCTTTTGATTTTCCTATATATTTAACACCTGCACCTATTTTAAAATCACCTATAGGAGTTTTTGGAAAAGTATAATCTGTCCATAATCTTACAGAAAAGTCAGGAATATCAGCTAAATCTCTTCCCTCATAAGCATGATTTGCCATATTTACTTCTTTTCCAGTCATTTTTGAAAATGAAAAAACAGTATTTAGATTTTCTGTAGGACTTGCAATAATATTAAACTCTAAACCTTTTACTTCTGCATCACCTTGTTGGATACTATATCCTGTATGTTTAGGATCACTTTGCACTATATCTTTTTCTTTTAAACTAAATACTGCTACTGTAAATAAAGCATCTAAATTATTTGGTTTATATTTAATACCAGCTTCAACTTGCTTACCAATAGATGGGTCAAATGTATTTCCATCAAATCCTGATCCAATATTACTTTGAAAAGAAGTAGAATAAGAAATATAAGGAGTAATACCATTATCAAATAGATAACTCAAGCCAAATCTTCCAGAGAGATTATTATCCTTTTGTGAATTTTTTGTATTTTTAAGATGATCTGTTTTTTTCTGCTTTAATTTGTCATATCTCAGTGAAGAAGAAATAATAAAATTATTGTATGTTTTAATTTGACTTTGTGCATATAAACCTGTTTGGAAAGACTTTTGATTAAAATCCTCGGTATATGCATTTGAAGCACTTGGAATACTTGTTGGTTGCCTTGTGGTTAAATCATAAGTATATTGAGTAGGCTTAGTTGTTGTTCTATCATAGTCTGAGTATTGAAAGTCTATTCCTATCAATGAAGTATATTCTGCATTTTCAGTTTTTGCTGTATATTGTAAATTATTGTCTGTTGCAAAAGTCTTTAATTTAGAGTTAATTTCAGAATATTCTAAAGGAAATTGCGTTAAATCTGGAGATGAACTTTGTAATAAGGGAAATAATCCAGTAGCTGAAGGTGTTGAATAATTATATTTCCCATCCATTTTCATAACTCTAATATTTGAACGAAATTTCAAGTCATCATTAATATTGTTTTTATAAACAGTTGAAATAGATTTATGATTTTTTTCAAAAATTTCTTTATCTTTTAGACCAATAAGTAAGTCATCAGGTAGATTTAAAGCATTTACTGTGGCTGCTGAATTTCTTATATTGTCATCATAGGCTGGTGTAAGGCTCATACTAAGACTATTAAGATATGCTCTTATAGTTGCAGCCTTATCTGCAATACTATTGTGATAGTTCAAGATACTTTTAGCTCCACTAAAACTCATTCCCAAACCTTTGATTTGGTCTTTTGCCACAGAAGCAATAACATCTATTGAACTATCATCATCAATATAATATGTCAATGAAGGATTAAAAAAGTATGATTTATTTGTTGAATCTTGTAACTCATTATCCCCTTCTTTATATTTTCCTGTCAATCTAAATAGGGTTTTTTCATTGATAACATCACTTATATCTGCAAAAACAGATTTATTATTGTTTGAAGCATATGAGATACCTATTTCTTTTAAAGGCTCTATTATAGGAGTTTTACTTTGCATATTAATAAGACCACCAGGAGCACTTGCTCCATAAAGAACAGATGCTGGACCTTTTAATACTTCAACTCTCTCTAATGCATAAGGATCAATGTTAGGTATTAAATGACCAGCATAAAGTAGTTTCATACCATCTAAAAATGTTGATTTATATAAATAACCAATACCTCTTAGTTTCCCATAATTTGTTCTATGATCACCATTTTCACCATATGGTTGAGTAACGGCTGATACATAAGAAGTAACATTTTGAATACTTTGCGCACCAATGGTATTCATCATATCATTGGTAATGACAGATACCGATTGTGGAATTTCTGTAATATCAATGTCCATTTTAGAACCTGTTGAACTTTTAGTTGCAACAATACCTTTTAATTGTCCATAAGCACTTTCTTGATATCCAATAACATCTTGTGTAATATCTGAAGATGTATCTTCTGCCTGTAAAAAAGAGCTAGTACAAACACTAATTAAGCTTGCACATAATATATTACTTAACTTCATCTTTCACCTTTTAATTATCTAATTTATGATTTTGAGAATAATAATCAAAATTTAGTTAATCTAAACTAAATTTATTAGTCAACATGACAAGCAAGGTAATAATTAGAATTAACATTTTATTAGTTTAATTTGGTATTGGATATAATTTCGAAAATTAGAAAATTAAAAGTAGAGACAAATGATTGATATTAAACTATTACAAAAAGATTTTGATGAAGTTGCAACAGCTTTAAATAGAAAAGGTGTTAGCCAAGATATTTTAGATAATTTAAAAGCCCTTTCAGTTGATGCAAAAGCTAAAAGACAAGAGATGGAAAATGTAACTGCTGAACAAAATTCTTTATCAAAAGAGTTTGGTAGATATAAAAAAGAGGGGCTAGATATTGCACCTTTACAAGAAAATATTAATAAACTTAAAAATCAAAAACAAGAGCTAGAAGAGCAAGTTAGAGTTTTAGAAGAAGAACTTTCATCTATAATTCTAGGTGTTCCAAATATGCCAGATAGTGATGTTCCAGATGGTGCAGATGAGAATGAAAATGTAGTATTAGAAACTATTGGAGAAAAACCAAACTTTTCTTTTGAACCAAAAGAGCATTGGGATTTGGGTGAAAGTAATGGAACACTAGATTTTATAAGAGGTGTAAAACTTGCAAAATCAAGATTTACAGCTATGAGAGGGCAAGCTGCAAAATTAGAGAGAGCACTTATTAACTATATGCTTAAGTTTAACGCAGAACGAGGTTTTGAAGAGTGGTATGTTCCTTTTATGGCAAATACAAATGCTCTTCAAGGAACTGGGCAATTACCAAAATTTGGTGAAGATTTATTTAAAATTGAGGGTGAAGATTTGTATTTGATTCCAACTGCTGAGGTTGCTTTAACAAATCTTTATAATGATGAAATTATACCAGTAGAAGAGTTACCTTATCTTATGACTTCTTATACTCCTTGTTTTAGAAAAGAGGCTGGAAGTGCAGGAAGAGATACTAGAGGACTGATTCGTCAGCATCAGTTTGATAAAGTTGAAATGGTAGCTATTACAACACAAGAACAAAGTGAAGAGGTATTTGAAAAAATGGTTGCTTGTGCAAGTGATTTATTAACTTCACTTGGACTTGCTCATCAGAAAGTTATGCTTTGTACTGGGGATTTAGGATTTAGTGCTACAAGAACTATTGACTTAGAAGTTTGGTTACCAGGTCAAGGTAAATATAGAGAAATCTCTTCTATTTCAAATACAAGAGATTTCCAAGCAAGACGAGCAAAAATAAGATATAAAGATGGTAAGAAAAATATTTTGGCTCACACATTAAATGGTTCTTCTTTAGCAGTCGGGCGAACACTTGTGGCTATTATGGAAAACTATCAACAAGAAGATGGAACTATTACTATTCCAGAAGTTTTAAAAAAATATATGTAAAAAGTAGAAATCTATTTTCTACTTTTTAAAAAGAAACTGGAGTAATTACAGATAAATAAGAGGCTTTTTTTGAACTTCTGTTTTCTATTTTATGTGGAATTTCAGGATTGAATCTTATACAATCACCCTGAGATAAGGCAAACTCTTTTTCATTTAAAGTAACAACAATCTCACCTTCTATTACATAATCACACTCTTCACCACCTTTAGTGTGGGGAATCAACTCTTCAGTTATTCTATTTGGTTCCATATTTACTTGCAAGAATTCAATCTCACCTTGTAAATCAGGAACAAGCAATTCACAAGTATATTGAGGATCAGGGAAAGATATTTTTTTTCTTTGTTCTTTTCTTACAACATAAGAGTTTTCATTATCTAGATTTTTTGGGCTTGTTGCCAAATCACTATCTTCACTGTTTGTAAATAAATGAGCAATAGTTACACCAAGAACCTTTGCAACTTTTCTTAAAGTTTCAACTGAACCTTGTGTTGATCCACTTTCTAAAAGTGAAAGCATTCCATATGAGATACCAGCATCTTTGGCTAGCTCTTTTGCATTCATCTTTTTTTCTTTTCTAAGAAATTTTATTTTTTTACCAACATTAAATTCTTCAGTCAAAATTTACCCTTTAAGTAATAATTTTTATTCTAACATAAACTCTCTTAACCAAATAAAGTTAAATTGTTTAATCAAATTAAATAATTTAATTAAAATTTGTATAAATTTTATACAAAAACTTGAGTAATATTAGAAAATATATGATAATATTTAATTATATTAAAATATAAGTGCTTAAAGGTATTTATTTTAATATAATTAACATATAAGTGGATAAAAGATGTTTAATATCATTAAAAAGAATATTGTAATTATAGGTGGTGGTTATAGTGGTATTTCCTTGGTTGAGAAAATCAGTAACAATAAAGATTTTGAAGTAACTTTAATAAATAAAAATCTATATCATTTACATCAAACTGATATTCATAAATATATAAGTGGACAATGTGAATTGGAAGATATATCTTTTAACTTAGAAATATATTGCAAAAATATAAAGATCAATTTTATTGAAGCTTTTGTAGAAGATATTGAGTTTAAAAGTAAAAGAGTAATTTTAAACAATAACAAAAATATAAAATATGATTATTTAGTTATTGCAACAGGAAGTGCTTCATTCTTCCCAAAACAAATAAAAAATATCCAAGAATATGCAGCTGATATAAAAGAACTAAATATGCTAAAAGAACAAAGAGCAAAATTTTTAGAACTTTTAGATTCAAAAGAGCAAGGCAAAAATATTGCAATCATTGGTGGTGGATTATCTGGTGTTGAGATTGCTTTAGAATTTGCAAACGTGATTAAAAAAAGAGCTTTATCAAATAAAGATTGTCAAATTTCTTTAATTGAACAATTCCCCAATGTCTTGCCAAATATGAACTCTTTTTTAGTAAATCAAACAAAAAAAGCATGCGATAAACTAAATATCAAAAGATATCATGGGGCATTTGTTAATGAAGTGAAAGACAAGAAGATTTATTTAAGTGATTCTACTGAAATTCCATTTGATATGGTACTTTTTTTAATAGGAGTTTCTAGTGAAAAATTATCAAATGATGAAAGTGCACAAACAAATATTAAAAATCAATTTGTAGTTGATGAATATTTACGACTTGCAAATCATGAAGAGGTTTTTGTTATGGGAGATGTGGCAGAAACTAAAGATAAAAATGGAAATTATGTTTTACCAACAGCACAAATAGCAAAATTGCATGCAAATATAGTTGCAGAGAATTTATTAAATTCTATAGAAGGTAACTTATTAATTAAAAATAAATCACAGACAAAAGGAGTTATGGTAGATTTGGCAAATAAAAATACAGTAGGAATAGTTTTAGGTATAAAAGTAAAGGGCTTCATAGCTTACTTTTTAAAAAGATATATAAGTAAAAGACACACAAAAATATTTAATTATTAAAAAGGATAAAAAGATGAAAATAGGATTAGTAAAAGAGATTAAAGTACATGAGTATAGAGTTGGTTTAACACCTGATGATGTTGCTGCATATGTAAATAATGGACATACAGTTTTTGTTGAAATTGATGCGGGTATTGGGGCTGGATTTGAGAATGAAGAGTATGTAAAAGCTGGGGGAACAATTGTTGAAGATAAACAAAAGCTTTTTGATGATTCTGAAATGATTGTAAAAGTAAAAGAACCATTGCCACAGGAGTATGATTTCTTTCATGAAGGTCAGATTTTATATACGTATTTACATATAGCAGCTGATAAACCACAAGCTGAAATGTTATTATCTAAAAAAATAAAAGCAGTAGCATATGAAACTATTACATCTGCTGAGGGTGGATTACCTTGTCTAACTCCTATGAGTGAAATTGCAGGAAGATTAGCAGCTCAAGAGGGTGCAAAATATTTAGAAAAACCATTTGGTGGAAGAGGTGTTTTATTAGGTGGAGTTCCAGGTGTTCAAAAAGGTAATGTTGTAATTATTGGTGGTGGAATTGTTGGACTTAATGCTTGTAAAATGTGTGTTGGACTTGGTGCAAATGTTACAGTTATGGATATCTCAGCTTCAAGATTAGCATATTATGATGACTTATTTGGTTCAAAAGTAAATACTTTATTTTCAAATAGATCAAATATATTAAAATCAATCAAAGAAGCAGATTTAGTAATTGGTGCTGTTTTAATTCCAGGTGCTGTTGCTCCTAAACTTATCTCTAAAGATGATTTAAAACTTATGAAGAAAAATGCAGTTGTAGTTGATGTTGCAATTGACCAAGGTGGTTGTTTTGAAACTTCAAAAGCTACTTATCATGATAATCCAACTTATGTGGTAAATGATGTATTGCATTATTGTGTTGCAAATATGCCAGGAGCTGTATCTTTAACTTCTACTTTAGCATTAACAGCTACTACCTTAAGACATGGTTTAGCAATTGCTAATAAAGGTTTAGAAAAAGCATTAGCTGATGATAAACACTTATTAAATGGTCTTAATACTTATGCTGGGAAATTGACAAATGAAGCAGTTGCAAAAAGTTTAAATATTACATATGAACCTGTAACTTTCTAAATTAACTATAAATTTTTTAAAGCCAATAATTTATATTATTGGCTTTAATTTAATATTACTTTTGTATAATTTTTCCTTTTTTAAGGAATCTTCATGTTTGATTATATAAATATATCAATTTTAGCAATTTTTATACCAACTTTCTTTTTTGTTTCAATTACTCCAGGAATGTGTATGACTTTATCTTTAAGTATGGGGATGAGCATTGGTTTAAAAAAAACAATGTATATGATGGTAGGAGAACTTTTGGGAGTAGGGTTAGTTGCCACTTCTTCAGTTATTGGTGTCGCTGCTATTATGCTAAATCATCCAACTATTTTTTTAGTTTTAAAATATTGTGGAGGAGCTTATTTAATATATTTAGGTGTAACTATGTGGTTATCAAGAGGAAAAATGGCTTTAAATTTAGAAGAGTGTAGTTTTAATGTTTCTAGAAAGAATCTTGCTATACAAGGTTTTGTAACAGCAATTGCAAATCCAAAAGGCTGGGCTTTTTTTATCGCTTTATTACCACCATTTATTGATGAAAATTTAGCTTATGTACCCCAATTAGCTGTTTTGATATTTTTGATACTTTTACTTGAATTTTCTTGTTTGATTATATATGCCACAGGTGGAACTACTTTAAGAAAGTTATTACAAAACTCTTCAAATGTAAAACTATTAAATAAAATAGCTGGTTCTATGATGATAGGAATAGGAATTTGGTTAGCCTTAACCTAAATTCCTATAAAACTATTTTTTTCCATTAAATTTACTCTCATTTACATTTTCCACAACTTTATTTGCAATTTCATTTGTATCATTTGAGATTTTATTGGTCTCTTCAGCTACTTGGGCATTTTGTTGTGTAAATTTATCTAAATTGTTTATAGTCTCACTAATACTAATCATTGCTTCAGTTTGTTCTTTTGCTCCACTTGCAACATCATTAATGATTATATTCGTTTCATTTATTTTCTCTTCTAATTTCTCAAATCCAGTAATCATACTAGTACTAATCTCTTTACCCTCTAGAGTTTGTTGACTAGCTGATTCAACTAAATCTTTTATTTCCTTAGCTGCTTCTGCACTTCTTGAAGCTAAATTTCTCACTTCTTGTGCAACAACGGCAAATCCTTTTCCAGCTTCTCCT
This portion of the Arcobacter nitrofigilis DSM 7299 genome encodes:
- a CDS encoding TonB-dependent siderophore receptor, which codes for MKLSNILCASLISVCTSSFLQAEDTSSDITQDVIGYQESAYGQLKGIVATKSSTGSKMDIDITEIPQSVSVITNDMMNTIGAQSIQNVTSYVSAVTQPYGENGDHRTNYGKLRGIGYLYKSTFLDGMKLLYAGHLIPNIDPYALERVEVLKGPASVLYGASAPGGLINMQSKTPIIEPLKEIGISYASNNNKSVFADISDVINEKTLFRLTGKYKEGDNELQDSTNKSYFFNPSLTYYIDDDSSIDVIASVAKDQIKGLGMSFSGAKSILNYHNSIADKAATIRAYLNSLSMSLTPAYDDNIRNSAATVNALNLPDDLLIGLKDKEIFEKNHKSISTVYKNNINDDLKFRSNIRVMKMDGKYNYSTPSATGLFPLLQSSSPDLTQFPLEYSEINSKLKTFATDNNLQYTAKTENAEYTSLIGIDFQYSDYDRTTTKPTQYTYDLTTRQPTSIPSASNAYTEDFNQKSFQTGLYAQSQIKTYNNFIISSSLRYDKLKQKKTDHLKNTKNSQKDNNLSGRFGLSYLFDNGITPYISYSTSFQSNIGSGFDGNTFDPSIGKQVEAGIKYKPNNLDALFTVAVFSLKEKDIVQSDPKHTGYSIQQGDAEVKGLEFNIIASPTENLNTVFSFSKMTGKEVNMANHAYEGRDLADIPDFSVRLWTDYTFPKTPIGDFKIGAGVKYIGKSKALSVDQFDLPSRPQKLYDVDEYTIVDALIGTKYNNWDISLNIYNLFDKEARLNNNSIQSAQTASRSFMFTTKYKF
- the serS gene encoding serine--tRNA ligase; protein product: MIDIKLLQKDFDEVATALNRKGVSQDILDNLKALSVDAKAKRQEMENVTAEQNSLSKEFGRYKKEGLDIAPLQENINKLKNQKQELEEQVRVLEEELSSIILGVPNMPDSDVPDGADENENVVLETIGEKPNFSFEPKEHWDLGESNGTLDFIRGVKLAKSRFTAMRGQAAKLERALINYMLKFNAERGFEEWYVPFMANTNALQGTGQLPKFGEDLFKIEGEDLYLIPTAEVALTNLYNDEIIPVEELPYLMTSYTPCFRKEAGSAGRDTRGLIRQHQFDKVEMVAITTQEQSEEVFEKMVACASDLLTSLGLAHQKVMLCTGDLGFSATRTIDLEVWLPGQGKYREISSISNTRDFQARRAKIRYKDGKKNILAHTLNGSSLAVGRTLVAIMENYQQEDGTITIPEVLKKYM
- a CDS encoding helix-turn-helix domain-containing protein, coding for MTEEFNVGKKIKFLRKEKKMNAKELAKDAGISYGMLSLLESGSTQGSVETLRKVAKVLGVTIAHLFTNSEDSDLATSPKNLDNENSYVVRKEQRKKISFPDPQYTCELLVPDLQGEIEFLQVNMEPNRITEELIPHTKGGEECDYVIEGEIVVTLNEKEFALSQGDCIRFNPEIPHKIENRSSKKASYLSVITPVSF
- a CDS encoding NAD(P)/FAD-dependent oxidoreductase, producing MFNIIKKNIVIIGGGYSGISLVEKISNNKDFEVTLINKNLYHLHQTDIHKYISGQCELEDISFNLEIYCKNIKINFIEAFVEDIEFKSKRVILNNNKNIKYDYLVIATGSASFFPKQIKNIQEYAADIKELNMLKEQRAKFLELLDSKEQGKNIAIIGGGLSGVEIALEFANVIKKRALSNKDCQISLIEQFPNVLPNMNSFLVNQTKKACDKLNIKRYHGAFVNEVKDKKIYLSDSTEIPFDMVLFLIGVSSEKLSNDESAQTNIKNQFVVDEYLRLANHEEVFVMGDVAETKDKNGNYVLPTAQIAKLHANIVAENLLNSIEGNLLIKNKSQTKGVMVDLANKNTVGIVLGIKVKGFIAYFLKRYISKRHTKIFNY
- the ald gene encoding alanine dehydrogenase — protein: MKIGLVKEIKVHEYRVGLTPDDVAAYVNNGHTVFVEIDAGIGAGFENEEYVKAGGTIVEDKQKLFDDSEMIVKVKEPLPQEYDFFHEGQILYTYLHIAADKPQAEMLLSKKIKAVAYETITSAEGGLPCLTPMSEIAGRLAAQEGAKYLEKPFGGRGVLLGGVPGVQKGNVVIIGGGIVGLNACKMCVGLGANVTVMDISASRLAYYDDLFGSKVNTLFSNRSNILKSIKEADLVIGAVLIPGAVAPKLISKDDLKLMKKNAVVVDVAIDQGGCFETSKATYHDNPTYVVNDVLHYCVANMPGAVSLTSTLALTATTLRHGLAIANKGLEKALADDKHLLNGLNTYAGKLTNEAVAKSLNITYEPVTF
- a CDS encoding LysE family translocator, whose protein sequence is MFDYINISILAIFIPTFFFVSITPGMCMTLSLSMGMSIGLKKTMYMMVGELLGVGLVATSSVIGVAAIMLNHPTIFLVLKYCGGAYLIYLGVTMWLSRGKMALNLEECSFNVSRKNLAIQGFVTAIANPKGWAFFIALLPPFIDENLAYVPQLAVLIFLILLLEFSCLIIYATGGTTLRKLLQNSSNVKLLNKIAGSMMIGIGIWLALT